A portion of the Oxynema aestuarii AP17 genome contains these proteins:
- the rplL gene encoding 50S ribosomal protein L7/L12, producing the protein MSAATDEILEKLKTLSLLEASELVKQIEETFGVSAAAPAGGMMMMAPGAAAGAAEEAEEKTEFDLVLEEVPADKKIAVLKVVRALTGLGLKEAKDMVESAPKPIKEAIAKEAAEDGKKQLEEAGAKASIK; encoded by the coding sequence ATGTCTGCTGCTACTGACGAAATTTTGGAAAAGTTGAAAACTTTGTCCCTGCTCGAAGCTTCCGAGCTGGTCAAGCAAATTGAAGAAACCTTCGGCGTGAGCGCTGCTGCTCCGGCGGGTGGCATGATGATGATGGCCCCCGGCGCTGCTGCGGGTGCGGCGGAAGAAGCCGAAGAAAAAACCGAATTCGACTTGGTTCTCGAAGAAGTTCCCGCCGACAAGAAGATTGCGGTTCTCAAAGTCGTGCGCGCGCTGACGGGTTTGGGTTTGAAAGAAGCCAAAGATATGGTCGAATCCGCGCCGAAGCCGATCAAAGAGGCGATCGCCAAAGAAGCCGCCGAAGATGGCAAGAAGCAGCTTGAAGAAGCAGGCGCCAAAGCCAGCATCAAGTAG
- the rplJ gene encoding 50S ribosomal protein L10 — protein MGRTLENKKEIVSNLKEALDESQMTVVIDYKGVSVAEITDLRNRLRQSGASCVVTKNTFMRRAIAEYEQWQPMEEFLKDSSAFLLLKDDLSSGIKAYRDFQKATKKTVLRGGVLEGKVLNEEEVKAIGDLPSKEELIAQIAGAINSLATKVAVGVKEVPASIARGIQAYADKDNDSGEAA, from the coding sequence GTGGGAAGAACGCTAGAAAACAAAAAAGAGATTGTTAGCAATCTCAAAGAAGCCCTCGATGAGTCTCAGATGACCGTTGTCATCGACTACAAAGGGGTCTCCGTCGCGGAGATTACGGATTTACGCAATCGGCTGCGTCAAAGCGGCGCCTCGTGCGTGGTGACCAAAAACACGTTCATGCGTCGCGCCATTGCCGAATACGAGCAGTGGCAGCCAATGGAGGAATTTCTCAAAGACTCCTCCGCCTTCCTGCTGCTCAAAGACGATCTCAGCAGTGGCATCAAAGCCTATCGGGACTTCCAAAAAGCGACGAAGAAAACCGTGCTTCGCGGTGGCGTCCTCGAAGGCAAAGTGCTTAATGAAGAGGAAGTCAAGGCGATCGGCGATCTGCCGTCGAAAGAAGAACTCATCGCCCAAATTGCCGGAGCGATCAATTCTCTGGCGACCAAGGTGGCCGTCGGCGTCAAGGAAGTTCCTGCTTCCATTGCGCGCGGTATTCAAGCTTATGCCGACAAAGACAACGATTCCGGCGAAGCGGCCTAA
- the rplA gene encoding 50S ribosomal protein L1, whose protein sequence is MTKKLSRRVEELRKKVEDRPYEPLEALNLLKETATAKFPESAEAHIKLGIDPKYTDQQLRTTVVLPKGTGQTVRVAVIARGEKVTEATNAGADLVGSEELIDEIQKGQMDFDKLIATPDMMPQVAKLGRLLGPRGLMPSPKGGTVTFDLEQAIAEFKSGKLEFRADRTGIVHVMFGKVSFSAEDLLVNLKALQECIDRNRPSGAKGRYWNSIYVSATMGPGIQVDISLLRDLKTHEAA, encoded by the coding sequence ATGACCAAAAAACTATCGCGTCGCGTTGAAGAACTGAGAAAGAAGGTCGAGGATCGACCTTACGAGCCGCTCGAAGCGCTCAATCTTTTAAAAGAAACCGCTACAGCTAAATTTCCCGAATCGGCGGAAGCCCATATCAAACTCGGGATCGATCCGAAGTATACGGACCAACAACTGCGGACTACCGTCGTGCTGCCTAAAGGGACGGGTCAGACCGTTCGCGTAGCCGTGATTGCGCGAGGGGAGAAAGTGACGGAAGCGACCAACGCCGGAGCCGATTTGGTGGGTTCGGAAGAGTTGATCGACGAAATCCAAAAAGGTCAAATGGATTTCGACAAACTGATTGCCACCCCCGACATGATGCCGCAAGTGGCGAAACTCGGGCGACTGCTCGGACCGCGCGGTTTGATGCCCTCGCCGAAAGGGGGAACGGTAACTTTCGATCTCGAACAGGCGATCGCCGAGTTCAAATCTGGTAAACTAGAATTTCGTGCCGATCGCACCGGGATCGTCCACGTCATGTTTGGTAAGGTCTCCTTCAGTGCGGAAGACTTGCTGGTTAACCTCAAAGCCTTGCAGGAATGTATCGACCGCAACCGTCCGTCCGGTGCCAAAGGCCGTTACTGGAACAGCATTTATGTTTCGGCGACGATGGGGCCGGGGATTCAAGTCGATATTAGCTTGCTGCGCGACTTGAAGACTCACGAAGCTGCCTAA